A window of the Streptomyces sp. NBC_00250 genome harbors these coding sequences:
- a CDS encoding NUDIX hydrolase: MELQDTPEEWRVVATTTPFQGNKTSVRTDDVVMPDGTVARRDYQVHPGSVAVLALDDQDRVLLLKQYRHPVRQKLWEIPAGLLDVPGENPLHAAQRELYEEAHVKAEDWRVLTDVYTTPGGCDEAVRIFLARGLSEAEGERFEVSEEEADMELARVPLADLVRGVLAGELHNNCLVVGVLSLAAVRGGEGLESLRPATAPWPARPFEA, encoded by the coding sequence ATGGAGTTGCAGGACACCCCGGAGGAGTGGCGGGTCGTCGCGACGACGACCCCGTTCCAGGGAAACAAGACGAGTGTCCGCACGGACGACGTGGTCATGCCGGACGGCACGGTCGCGCGCCGCGACTACCAGGTCCACCCCGGCTCGGTGGCCGTCCTGGCCCTCGACGACCAGGACCGGGTCCTGCTGCTCAAGCAGTACCGGCACCCCGTGCGGCAGAAGCTCTGGGAGATCCCGGCGGGACTCCTCGACGTGCCCGGCGAGAACCCGCTGCACGCCGCCCAGCGCGAGTTGTACGAGGAGGCGCACGTCAAGGCCGAGGACTGGCGGGTCCTGACCGACGTCTACACCACCCCGGGCGGCTGCGACGAGGCCGTACGGATCTTCCTGGCGCGCGGTCTCTCGGAGGCGGAGGGGGAGCGCTTCGAGGTCTCCGAGGAGGAGGCCGACATGGAGCTCGCGCGGGTTCCGCTGGCGGATCTGGTGCGAGGGGTGCTTGCGGGGGAGCTGCACAACAACTGCCTGGTGGTGGGGGTGCTGTCGCTCGCCGCGGTGCGCGGGGGTGAGGGGCTGGAGTCGCTCCGCCCGGCGACCGCGCCCTGGCCGGCCCGCCCCTTCGAGGCGTAG
- a CDS encoding tetratricopeptide repeat protein, with protein MTDQAVAAAGSRQFFGRQRELKALRADIERTGLDTLTGRKAPRARVLLIAGKPGSGRTALAEELAAGLADRYPDGIFRARLTEPGGDPVPTARVAQELLAALGVAEPPGAAEDELTELVRAALGERRAVLVLDDAVDAEHADPLIPDNPDSLVVGVARGPLTGIPDVRPCTLGGLDPKSAIELLTAFTGSVRITVDPQAAESLVEECGGLPAAVVLAGGWLSTRPKASVADLAKRLRALSGDPLTRAFLLAHEALPATAARILRFLVLAPLGRADAHTASALAGCSVSAAETTLADFAALGLVSAGEDGQYEVPGHLVPLLRAQLEERDRPAEVQLARARMLERTVRLLQSCRAVTEPEGSPARRKLAGLPRALRFPNAAAGAVWLRSRQSFLLASARLAVADGELDTLARRLVASLVRALAAHRGAEAAAPELYGLHQLVLDVAERRGLHRERAAALLNLADLDARTGRTKDALVRYRSALDAGRAANDPYATGRAMESVGGSYQELGDWQRAGDWYGRALAQRLARDERADQARLYARLGAVQTYAGRYGEALRNWRAAASGYRRLDDLPGYARALSEAARVQEYAGRPEESLRTCEEAVEWARRAQDTRLQAALQLRLADTLDRLGDPAAARLHRSAAERLLETERSAYEIRSGSVED; from the coding sequence GTGACGGATCAGGCGGTGGCGGCGGCCGGCAGCCGGCAGTTCTTCGGCCGGCAGCGGGAGTTGAAGGCCCTGCGCGCCGACATCGAGCGGACCGGCCTCGACACCCTCACCGGCCGCAAGGCGCCCCGGGCCCGTGTCCTGCTCATCGCCGGGAAGCCCGGCTCCGGACGTACCGCGCTCGCCGAGGAACTGGCCGCCGGACTCGCCGACCGGTACCCCGACGGGATCTTCCGGGCCCGGCTCACCGAGCCCGGCGGCGACCCCGTCCCCACCGCCCGCGTCGCCCAGGAACTCCTCGCCGCGCTCGGGGTCGCCGAGCCCCCCGGCGCCGCCGAGGACGAGCTGACCGAGCTGGTCCGCGCGGCGCTCGGCGAGCGCCGGGCCGTCCTGGTCCTGGACGACGCCGTGGATGCCGAGCACGCCGATCCGCTCATCCCCGACAACCCCGATTCCCTGGTGGTCGGCGTCGCCCGCGGGCCGCTCACCGGCATCCCCGACGTACGGCCCTGCACCCTCGGCGGGCTCGACCCCAAATCGGCCATCGAGCTGCTCACCGCCTTCACCGGCTCCGTACGCATCACCGTCGATCCGCAGGCCGCCGAGAGTCTGGTGGAGGAGTGCGGCGGGCTGCCCGCCGCGGTCGTTCTCGCCGGGGGCTGGCTCTCCACCCGGCCCAAGGCCTCCGTCGCCGACCTCGCCAAGCGGCTCCGCGCGCTCAGCGGCGACCCGCTCACCCGCGCCTTCCTGCTCGCCCATGAGGCGCTGCCGGCGACGGCCGCCCGGATACTGCGATTCCTGGTGCTCGCCCCGCTGGGCCGGGCCGACGCCCACACCGCCTCCGCCCTGGCCGGCTGCTCGGTCTCGGCCGCCGAGACCACCCTCGCCGACTTCGCCGCCCTGGGGCTCGTCTCGGCCGGGGAAGACGGTCAGTACGAGGTTCCCGGCCATCTCGTCCCTCTCCTTCGCGCTCAGCTGGAGGAGCGCGACCGGCCCGCCGAGGTGCAGCTCGCGCGGGCCCGGATGCTGGAGCGGACCGTACGGCTCCTCCAGTCCTGCCGTGCGGTCACCGAACCCGAGGGCTCGCCGGCCCGTAGGAAACTGGCCGGTCTGCCGCGCGCCCTGCGCTTCCCCAACGCCGCCGCCGGCGCCGTCTGGCTGCGCTCCCGGCAGTCCTTCCTGCTGGCCTCCGCCCGGCTCGCCGTCGCCGACGGGGAGCTCGACACCCTGGCCCGCCGGCTGGTCGCCTCCCTGGTCAGGGCGCTCGCCGCGCACCGGGGTGCCGAGGCCGCCGCGCCCGAGCTGTACGGGCTGCACCAGCTGGTCCTGGACGTGGCCGAGCGGCGCGGACTGCACCGTGAGCGGGCCGCCGCCCTGCTGAATCTGGCCGATCTCGATGCCCGTACCGGCAGGACGAAGGACGCTCTGGTGCGATATCGGTCGGCTTTGGACGCCGGACGCGCAGCAAATGACCCGTACGCGACCGGTCGCGCGATGGAATCCGTAGGTGGCTCCTATCAGGAGCTGGGGGACTGGCAGCGGGCCGGTGACTGGTACGGGAGGGCGCTCGCCCAGCGCCTCGCCCGGGACGAGCGGGCCGATCAGGCCAGGCTGTATGCCCGGCTGGGCGCCGTCCAGACCTACGCGGGCCGGTACGGCGAGGCGTTGCGGAACTGGCGCGCCGCCGCGTCCGGCTACCGGCGGCTCGACGATCTCCCGGGCTACGCACGGGCGTTGAGCGAGGCCGCCCGGGTCCAGGAGTACGCGGGGCGGCCCGAGGAGTCGCTGCGGACCTGCGAGGAGGCGGTGGAGTGGGCCCGGCGGGCCCAGGACACCCGGCTCCAGGCCGCGCTCCAGCTGAGGCTCGCCGACACCCTCGACCGGCTCGGCGACCCCGCCGCGGCCCGGCTGCACCGGTCTGCGGCCGAGAGACTGCTGGAAACGGAACGATCAGCCTACGAAATCCGCA